A window from Citrus sinensis cultivar Valencia sweet orange chromosome 5, DVS_A1.0, whole genome shotgun sequence encodes these proteins:
- the LOC127902599 gene encoding uncharacterized protein LOC127902599, which yields MNVSFSRILSYIEATAAEKLNNNECTPANLCYSLQETLFAMLMEITERAMAHCDKKDVLIVGGVGCNERSQEMMRTMCSARGGRLFATDDRYYMLTTEQ from the exons ATGAATGTCTCTTTTAGCAGGATATTGAGCTATATTGAAGCAACTGCTGCAGAGAAGCTCAACAATAATGAGTGCACTCCTGCAAATTTGTGCTATTCCCTACAG GAAACTCTTTTTGCAATGCTTATGGAGATCACGGAACGGGCAATGGCACATTGTGACAAAAAGGATGTTCTTATTGTAGGCGGTGTGGGTTGTAACGAGCGCTCGCAAGAGATGATGAGAACAATGTGCTCTGCGCGGGGTGGAAGGTTGTTTGCAACAGATGACCGCTATTATATGTTGACAACAGAGCAATGA
- the LOC127902729 gene encoding NADH dehydrogenase [ubiquinone] 1 beta subcomplex subunit 3-B-like, with the protein MLMESAAPRLLPLAAAGFTGYHNRCNLIHLHIHCHQKKTKKKHRSKGLAIVDKTSERMGHTGEFFRRRDGWRKHPLLTSNLRQATPGLGIALVAFGIYLVGEQVYNRVIAPSPSHSHHTHHQHSTASSSH; encoded by the exons ATGCTGATGGAATCTGCTGCACCTCGACTGCTACCGCTTGCTGCCGCTGGCTTCACCGGTTACCACAACCGCTGCAACTTAATTCACCTCCACATTCACTGTCACCAA aagaagacgaagaagaagCATCGATCGAAAGGGTTAGCGATCGTTGACAAAACAAGTGAAAGGATGGGGCACACAGGCGAGTTCTTCAGGCGAAGAGATGGGTGGAGAAAGCATCCACTGCTGACGAGTAATCTGCGTCAAGCCACTCCAGGCCTTGGCATCGCTCTCGTCGCTTTTGGAATCTATCTTGTTGGCGAACAAGTCTACAATAGAGTCATCGCTCCTTCTCCTTCTCATTCTCACCACACCCACCACCAGCACTCCACTGCTTCCTCTTCTCACTGA